A stretch of the Vitis vinifera cultivar Pinot Noir 40024 chromosome 16, ASM3070453v1 genome encodes the following:
- the LOC132255317 gene encoding large ribosomal subunit protein bL31c-like, translating to FQANAVRAYRPQWTCRKKDIYPQFYEDAKVYCNGELVMTTGGTQKEYVVDVWSGNHPFYLGNRSALLVDADQVEKFRKKFGEISQIMEIPVLKYGEIVLPPKRKSGSGKGGKKK from the coding sequence TTCCAGGCAAATGCTGTGAGGGCATATCGTCCTCAGTGGACGTGCAGGAAAAAGGACATATACCCACAGTTCTATGAGGACGCCAAGGTGTACTGCAATGGTGAACTGGTGATGACCACTGGTGGGACTCAGAAGGAGTATGTGGTCGATGTCTGGTCTGGAAACCACCCCTTCTACCTCGGGAACCGCTCCGCTCTTCTAGTGGACGCTGATCAAGTCGAGAAGTTCCGGAAGAAGTTTGGGGAAATATCACAGATTATGGAAATTCCTGTCCTCAAATATGGAGAAATCGTGCTACCACCTAAACGCAAATCTGGTTCTGGTAAAGGGGGAAAGAAGAAGTAG